The Yoonia sp. SS1-5 genome contains a region encoding:
- a CDS encoding ATP-dependent DNA ligase, producing MKAFAQLFTRIDETTKTSVKTAALAEYFQTAPPPDRLWTIALFTGRRPKRTITTARLRIWAAEVAGLPDWLFDESYSIVGDLAETIALVLPEPSGSADLSLSDWIGRIKALSAMDDDARKAGILQAWDSLPHIERFLFTKLLTGGFRIGVSAKLITRALAQATGQPEPQLTHKLMGSWAADTTTWADLIEADDPTADLSRPYPFYLAYQLEDLDALGPAADWNAERKWDGIRGQLILRGCAHHLWSRGEELMTDRFPEFAQLIDFLPDGTVIDGEVLAFQDEKPLSFNALQKRIGRKTVPKKLLTEAPAILMAYDLLEDAGEDIRSLALRDRRHRLKRIIDDVPQTLPIRLSAPLSFDHWDALKAVRDSSRAAGAEGLMLKKLDSPYLSGRKKGDWWKWKIDPLTIDAVMIYAQAGHGRRANLFTDYTFAVRDGDDLVPFTKAYSGLTDAEFREITTWVRKNTLQRFGPVRQVKPTHVFEIAFEGIQSSPRHKSGVALRFPRMLRWRRDKPLAEANTLDDLQQMLITFG from the coding sequence CGCCCCAAGCGGACGATCACAACCGCGCGGTTGCGCATATGGGCCGCCGAGGTGGCAGGGCTTCCTGACTGGCTATTCGATGAAAGCTACAGCATCGTCGGGGATCTGGCCGAAACCATCGCACTTGTTCTGCCTGAACCATCAGGCAGCGCCGACCTATCCCTGAGTGATTGGATCGGGCGGATCAAGGCGTTGTCAGCGATGGATGATGACGCACGCAAGGCAGGTATCCTGCAGGCTTGGGACAGTCTGCCCCATATAGAGCGGTTCTTGTTTACAAAACTTCTTACCGGGGGCTTTCGGATCGGGGTCAGTGCCAAGCTGATCACGCGGGCCCTGGCGCAGGCCACCGGCCAGCCGGAGCCGCAATTGACCCATAAGTTGATGGGCAGTTGGGCAGCCGACACAACGACCTGGGCCGACTTGATTGAGGCAGACGACCCGACTGCCGATCTATCGCGACCCTACCCGTTCTACCTTGCCTATCAGCTTGAGGATCTCGATGCGTTGGGGCCGGCCGCAGATTGGAATGCCGAACGCAAATGGGACGGTATCCGCGGTCAATTGATCCTGCGCGGCTGTGCCCATCATCTTTGGTCACGCGGTGAGGAACTGATGACCGATCGGTTTCCAGAATTTGCACAACTGATTGACTTTCTGCCCGATGGCACGGTGATCGACGGCGAAGTTCTCGCATTTCAGGACGAAAAGCCACTCTCTTTCAACGCGCTGCAAAAGCGGATCGGGCGCAAGACCGTTCCCAAGAAGTTGCTGACCGAGGCGCCGGCGATCCTGATGGCCTATGATCTGCTGGAGGACGCGGGCGAAGACATCCGGTCACTTGCCCTGCGCGACCGGCGGCACCGCCTGAAACGCATCATCGACGATGTTCCGCAAACCCTGCCGATCCGGTTGTCCGCGCCGCTTTCCTTTGATCATTGGGATGCGCTGAAGGCCGTGCGCGACAGCTCGCGTGCTGCCGGGGCCGAAGGGCTGATGCTGAAGAAACTGGATAGCCCCTACCTGTCCGGGCGCAAAAAGGGTGACTGGTGGAAATGGAAAATCGACCCGCTGACCATTGATGCGGTCATGATCTACGCGCAGGCCGGGCATGGCCGACGGGCCAACCTGTTCACCGACTACACGTTTGCGGTGCGCGACGGCGATGACCTGGTACCATTCACAAAAGCGTACTCGGGGCTGACGGATGCAGAGTTTCGCGAAATCACCACCTGGGTGCGCAAGAACACACTTCAACGGTTTGGGCCGGTCCGGCAAGTAAAACCAACCCATGTTTTCGAAATCGCTTTTGAAGGCATCCAGTCCAGCCCACGGCACAAATCTGGCGTTGCACTCAGGTTTCCGCGGATGTTGCGGTGGCGGCGCGACAAGCCACTGGCCGAGGCGAACACCCTCGATGATCTTCAGCAAATGCTCATCACGTTTGGGTAA